The Desulfomicrobium macestii genome has a window encoding:
- the mazG gene encoding nucleoside triphosphate pyrophosphohydrolase, with protein MEKNNFERIIEVIDTLTGPDGCPWDKEQTPQSMCDYLVEECFELVEAIRQDDKSEIAEELGDVLFLLLFIGRCHDREIPDFLQTALAGNVAKMIRRHPHVYGEKAADVAEVVKNWEQIKKQEKAEKDKDPGVFASLPASLPPLLRAYRINSKAARTGFTWATDADQEKKLAEEWNELQAALATDDAAAREEEFGDYLFSLVEYGRRRGIKANSALAVANSKFLGRFEAMEKLARERGLELDRLSLEEMDTLWDEIKATRR; from the coding sequence GTGGAAAAGAATAATTTCGAACGCATCATTGAAGTCATCGACACCCTGACCGGACCGGACGGCTGCCCCTGGGACAAGGAGCAGACCCCGCAGTCCATGTGCGATTATCTGGTGGAGGAATGTTTCGAACTGGTGGAGGCCATCCGTCAGGACGACAAGTCCGAGATCGCCGAAGAACTGGGCGACGTGCTTTTCCTGCTGCTCTTCATCGGCCGCTGCCACGACCGGGAGATCCCGGATTTCCTGCAGACCGCGCTGGCCGGCAACGTGGCCAAGATGATCCGCCGCCATCCTCACGTCTACGGCGAAAAAGCCGCCGACGTGGCCGAAGTGGTCAAAAACTGGGAACAGATCAAGAAGCAGGAGAAGGCCGAAAAGGACAAGGATCCCGGCGTGTTCGCCTCCCTGCCCGCAAGCCTGCCGCCGCTGCTGCGCGCCTACCGCATCAACTCCAAGGCGGCCCGCACGGGCTTCACCTGGGCCACGGACGCGGACCAGGAGAAAAAGCTGGCCGAGGAATGGAACGAACTGCAGGCCGCCCTGGCCACGGACGACGCGGCGGCACGGGAAGAGGAATTCGGGGACTATCTGTTTTCGCTGGTGGAATACGGCAGACGGCGTGGAATCAAGGCCAACTCGGCCCTGGCCGTGGCCAACTCCAAGTTCCTGGGACGCTTCGAGGCCATGGAGAAATTGGCCAGGGAGCGCGGCCTGGAACTGGACAGGCTCTCCCTGGAAGAAATGGACACCCTCTGGGACGAAATCAAGGCCACCCGCCGATAA
- a CDS encoding type II toxin-antitoxin system RelE/ParE family toxin, whose protein sequence is MKIWKVELLEEALGEFKELPAEIRARFQRIFGLVADMGQDALCMPHARRIQGRIWEMRAQGRDGIARGLYVMVTGRRVVVVRFFVKKTQKTPLNEIHLALKRCGENEI, encoded by the coding sequence ATGAAAATCTGGAAGGTTGAATTGCTGGAAGAAGCCCTAGGGGAGTTCAAAGAGCTTCCCGCTGAGATTCGCGCCCGTTTTCAGAGAATTTTTGGGTTGGTGGCGGACATGGGGCAAGACGCGTTGTGCATGCCTCATGCACGGCGTATCCAAGGCCGGATATGGGAGATGAGGGCCCAGGGCCGGGACGGAATAGCCAGGGGACTTTATGTGATGGTGACCGGGCGGCGGGTGGTCGTTGTTCGATTCTTCGTTAAGAAAACACAGAAGACGCCGCTCAACGAAATACACTTGGCTTTGAAAAGATGTGGAGAAAATGAAATATGA
- a CDS encoding CvpA family protein — translation MNTLDIVFCVILGFLGLRGIFRGLVKEIASILGLILGFVLANTYHAQLAAMFENFPGGPGMAKLAAYLAIFLGVVAVVFLLASLIRKLLQMIMLGWVDSIGGGALGLFKGALLCSIIVMALTAFLPSKSPMLTESKIMPYVNTFNTMLSNALPKEMRDQFLIRSQELQQEWEKRVVEKLKEMKGTPGGKE, via the coding sequence ATGAACACTCTGGATATCGTCTTCTGCGTGATTCTGGGATTTTTGGGCCTGCGCGGCATTTTTCGCGGACTCGTCAAGGAGATCGCCTCCATTCTGGGGCTGATCCTGGGCTTCGTGCTGGCCAACACCTATCACGCGCAGCTCGCGGCAATGTTCGAAAACTTCCCGGGCGGCCCCGGCATGGCCAAGCTCGCAGCCTATCTGGCCATTTTTCTTGGTGTCGTGGCAGTGGTTTTCCTGCTCGCATCCCTGATCAGAAAGCTTCTACAGATGATCATGCTCGGCTGGGTGGACAGCATCGGCGGCGGAGCGCTCGGCCTCTTCAAGGGCGCACTCCTGTGCAGCATCATCGTCATGGCCCTGACCGCCTTTCTGCCGTCAAAGTCACCGATGCTGACCGAGTCGAAGATCATGCCCTACGTCAACACCTTCAACACCATGCTCTCGAACGCCCTGCCCAAGGAAATGCGCGACCAGTTCCTGATCCGCAGCCAGGAGCTGCAGCAGGAGTGGGAAAAGAGGGTCGTGGAAAAACTCAAGGAAATGAAAGGAACCCCTGGTGGAAAAGAATAA
- a CDS encoding TIGR03960 family B12-binding radical SAM protein produces MKALLPLFSRPSHYLGTEINSVHKDLKTVRAHVALAFPDLYEVAMSYLGQKILYDIVNGTEHFYAERVFAPTEDVAEVLRAHDTPLATLESDTPLRDLDGVLFSITHELCYTNVLYMLDLGGIPLRAAQRGDGHPLVIAGGGCTFNAEPLAAFVDVMVLGDGEEILPEMLGLIARGKDEGWARGELIRRLAEVPGVYVPSFFEDDGHGAMRPLDGEMPRVEKRIVMDMNAVSFPTRQIVPFGKPVHDRYSVEIARGCTRGCRFCQAGMIYRPVREREVDVLGSIIDRGLAETGSEELSFLSLSTGDFSALEALFLSSYSHCRQEQVSISLPSLRVGSVSEDLMRLMGKIRHTGMTLAPEAGTQRLRNVINKGVTEDELLDHTEKAFRLGWQQVKLYFMMGLPTETREDLHGILDLCLKVAASAGKNVRRLQVTAAVSPFVPKPHTPFQWERQISMAEIEERLAYLRNIFRPYKKLKLKWHHSHMTWLEGVFSRGDRHLAPALEAAYAKGALFTSWSDHLRLEPWLEAFAETGIDAESYLRERDPEQPLPWDHLASGVSRKYLLTERRRALEEAATPDCRYEACRSCGVCNLDGRESELTRQAAGHDIVPVINRATRDQEDAGLVDEPPTQNAAPFIDLHNKEQRFRLWYSKTGPAMYLSQLELQRIFERAFRRARMPLAFSSGFHPAPLLSFARALPVGVGSICEWMDFFVREHMVVKDLPVLLEAELPQGMRVVKVDELPCQGKAPISNHERFSLGFVSAEDSQRFAARLPAFLEAAEWKVFKRTKKGEPGEVDVRPMVKSITEDEKGFVIDFDWQTLYVSPIFVLQAVDPEFTMLQGRLIKTAQFF; encoded by the coding sequence ATGAAGGCTCTGCTCCCCCTCTTTTCCCGCCCCAGTCATTACCTCGGCACCGAGATCAACAGCGTCCACAAGGACCTGAAAACGGTCCGCGCCCACGTGGCCCTGGCCTTTCCGGATCTCTACGAAGTGGCCATGTCCTATCTTGGACAGAAGATTCTGTACGACATCGTCAACGGCACGGAACATTTCTACGCCGAGCGGGTCTTCGCGCCCACCGAGGACGTGGCCGAGGTGCTCCGGGCCCACGACACGCCCCTGGCCACCCTGGAGAGTGACACGCCGCTCAGGGATCTGGACGGCGTGCTCTTCAGCATCACCCATGAGCTGTGCTACACCAACGTGCTCTACATGCTCGATCTGGGGGGGATTCCCCTGCGTGCGGCGCAGCGTGGCGACGGGCATCCGCTGGTCATCGCCGGAGGAGGCTGCACCTTCAACGCCGAGCCGCTGGCCGCTTTTGTCGATGTCATGGTGCTTGGCGACGGGGAGGAAATCCTGCCCGAGATGCTCGGACTCATCGCGCGCGGCAAGGACGAAGGCTGGGCCCGAGGCGAACTTATCAGGCGCCTGGCCGAGGTGCCCGGCGTGTACGTGCCTTCGTTTTTCGAGGACGACGGCCATGGGGCCATGCGCCCGCTGGACGGCGAGATGCCCCGGGTCGAGAAGCGCATCGTCATGGACATGAATGCGGTCTCCTTTCCGACGCGACAGATAGTGCCCTTCGGCAAGCCCGTGCATGACCGCTATTCGGTCGAGATCGCGCGCGGCTGCACCCGTGGCTGCCGCTTCTGTCAGGCGGGCATGATCTACCGCCCCGTGCGCGAGCGCGAGGTGGACGTGCTCGGCTCCATCATCGATCGCGGCCTGGCCGAGACGGGCAGCGAGGAATTGTCCTTCCTGTCGCTCAGCACCGGCGACTTCAGCGCGCTGGAAGCTCTTTTCCTGTCATCCTACAGCCATTGCAGGCAGGAGCAGGTCTCCATCTCCCTGCCGTCCCTGCGCGTGGGCTCCGTTTCCGAGGATCTCATGCGGCTCATGGGCAAGATCCGGCACACGGGCATGACCCTGGCCCCCGAGGCAGGCACCCAGCGGCTGCGCAACGTCATCAACAAGGGCGTGACCGAGGACGAGCTGCTCGATCACACGGAGAAGGCCTTTCGCCTGGGTTGGCAGCAGGTCAAACTGTATTTCATGATGGGCTTGCCCACGGAGACCCGCGAGGATCTGCACGGCATTCTCGATCTGTGCCTGAAGGTCGCGGCCAGCGCCGGAAAGAACGTCAGGCGCCTTCAGGTCACGGCGGCGGTCTCGCCGTTCGTGCCCAAGCCGCACACCCCGTTTCAGTGGGAGCGGCAGATCTCCATGGCCGAGATCGAGGAACGGCTGGCCTATCTGCGCAACATCTTCCGTCCCTACAAGAAGCTCAAGCTCAAGTGGCACCATTCGCACATGACCTGGCTCGAAGGGGTCTTCTCGCGCGGCGACCGGCACCTGGCTCCCGCCCTGGAGGCCGCCTACGCCAAGGGCGCGCTCTTCACCAGCTGGTCCGATCATCTGCGCCTAGAGCCGTGGCTTGAGGCCTTTGCCGAAACCGGCATCGATGCGGAGTCCTATCTGCGCGAACGCGATCCAGAGCAGCCACTGCCCTGGGATCACCTCGCCTCCGGGGTGAGCCGCAAATATCTGCTCACCGAGCGCCGCCGCGCCTTGGAAGAGGCCGCCACTCCCGACTGCCGCTACGAGGCCTGCCGGTCCTGCGGGGTCTGCAACCTGGACGGTCGCGAATCCGAACTGACGCGCCAGGCGGCAGGCCATGACATCGTCCCGGTCATCAACCGCGCCACCCGAGATCAGGAAGACGCCGGGTTGGTGGACGAGCCGCCAACTCAAAACGCGGCTCCCTTCATCGACCTGCACAACAAGGAGCAGCGCTTTCGCCTGTGGTACTCCAAGACCGGCCCAGCCATGTACCTCAGCCAGCTTGAACTGCAACGGATTTTCGAGCGTGCGTTCCGCCGCGCGCGCATGCCCCTGGCTTTCAGCAGCGGCTTCCACCCCGCGCCGCTCCTGTCCTTTGCCCGGGCACTGCCGGTCGGCGTCGGCAGCATCTGCGAGTGGATGGATTTCTTCGTGCGCGAGCACATGGTCGTCAAGGATCTGCCCGTCCTGCTTGAAGCCGAGCTGCCCCAGGGCATGCGCGTGGTCAAGGTGGACGAGCTGCCCTGTCAGGGCAAGGCGCCCATCTCGAACCATGAGCGTTTTTCCCTTGGGTTCGTGAGCGCGGAAGACAGCCAGCGCTTCGCGGCCCGGCTTCCGGCCTTTCTGGAGGCGGCGGAGTGGAAGGTGTTCAAGCGGACCAAGAAGGGTGAACCCGGAGAAGTGGACGTACGGCCCATGGTCAAGTCCATCACGGAAGACGAAAAGGGCTTTGTCATCGATTTCGACTGGCAGACCCTCTATGTCAGCCCCATCTTCGTGCTGCAGGCCGTGGATCCGGAGTTCACGATGCTGCAGGGACGGCTGATCAAGACGGCCCAGTTTTTCTGA
- the selA gene encoding L-seryl-tRNA(Sec) selenium transferase: MSSLFRHIPSVDRFLQDLEQERSLADLPRQMLKDLVGEFLDLCREEIRAGVVTDESALAFTTLAARAGAYVRTRSRPHFRRVVNATGVVIHTNLGRSILAEEAVLAVAEGCRHYSNLEMDLDTGQRGSRYSHVEKLLCRLTGAEAGLVVNNNAAAVLLVLDTLAKGREVVVSRGQLVEIGGSFRIPEVMKKSGAVLREVGATNRTHLRDYAEAIGPDTAMLMKVHTSNYRIIGFHKEVDLSDLVTLGRERGLSTFEDLGSGNLFDFSPYGFMPEPTVQQVLRSGVDVVTFSGDKLLGGPQAGVIVGRREFIERIKKNQLNRALRIDKMTLAALEATLRLYLDPEQARRSVPTLAMITAAPKELHARAGRLRRRLSRDLAGLALVTVKPGFSRVGGGSFPEQDLPTTLVSVAPTGMDVDSLRQGLLAEDIPVVGRVEDGAFCLDPRTLMDAEFALVAGAIRAVLTQ; the protein is encoded by the coding sequence GTGTCTTCTCTTTTCAGACATATTCCGTCCGTCGACCGTTTTCTGCAGGACCTGGAACAGGAGCGCTCTCTGGCAGATCTTCCGCGCCAGATGCTCAAGGATCTGGTGGGTGAGTTCCTGGATCTCTGCCGCGAGGAGATCCGCGCCGGAGTGGTCACGGACGAGAGCGCCCTGGCCTTCACTACCCTGGCCGCACGAGCCGGGGCCTACGTGCGGACGCGTTCCCGGCCTCATTTCAGGCGGGTCGTCAACGCCACGGGCGTGGTCATCCACACCAACCTCGGCCGTTCCATCCTGGCTGAAGAGGCCGTCCTGGCCGTGGCCGAGGGCTGCCGCCATTATTCCAACCTGGAGATGGACCTGGACACGGGCCAGCGCGGGAGCCGTTATTCCCACGTCGAAAAGCTGCTCTGCCGCCTGACCGGGGCCGAGGCGGGCCTGGTGGTCAACAACAACGCCGCCGCCGTGCTGCTGGTCCTCGACACCCTGGCCAAGGGCCGCGAGGTCGTGGTCTCGCGCGGGCAGTTGGTCGAGATCGGCGGGTCGTTCCGCATCCCCGAGGTCATGAAGAAGAGCGGGGCCGTGCTGCGCGAGGTCGGGGCCACCAACCGCACTCACCTGCGCGACTACGCGGAGGCTATCGGCCCGGACACCGCCATGCTCATGAAGGTGCACACTTCCAACTACCGCATCATAGGGTTTCACAAGGAAGTGGACCTGTCCGATCTGGTGACGCTGGGCCGTGAGCGCGGCCTGTCCACCTTCGAGGATCTGGGCAGTGGCAATCTTTTCGATTTTTCACCTTATGGGTTCATGCCCGAACCCACGGTGCAGCAAGTGCTGAGGAGCGGAGTGGATGTGGTCACCTTCAGCGGCGACAAGCTGCTGGGCGGCCCTCAGGCCGGAGTGATCGTCGGGCGCCGGGAATTCATCGAGCGCATCAAGAAAAACCAGCTCAACCGCGCCCTGCGCATCGACAAGATGACCCTGGCCGCCCTGGAGGCGACCCTGCGCCTGTATCTCGATCCGGAACAGGCCCGGCGCAGCGTGCCGACCCTGGCCATGATCACGGCCGCGCCGAAGGAGCTGCATGCCCGGGCCGGGCGTCTGCGGCGCAGGCTGTCCCGGGATCTCGCCGGGTTGGCCTTGGTGACGGTCAAGCCCGGATTTTCGCGCGTGGGCGGCGGCTCCTTCCCGGAACAGGACCTGCCGACCACGCTGGTCAGCGTCGCGCCCACGGGCATGGACGTTGACTCCCTGCGTCAGGGCCTGTTGGCCGAGGACATCCCGGTCGTCGGGCGGGTGGAGGACGGCGCGTTCTGCCTCGATCCACGCACGCTCATGGATGCGGAGTTCGCACTGGTGGCCGGTGCCATAAGGGCGGTCCTCACGCAGTGA
- the cmk gene encoding (d)CMP kinase, with amino-acid sequence MITIVTLDGPAGVGKTTIARELADRLGIAYLDTGAMFRSVALFFGDGGWERPVDQLVPELNRLDFDLEGTGKYSELLLNGLPLAPEIRKEEVGLWASHLARIPVVRDFLRRNQQAIGRSTSLVAEGRDMGSVVFPGARHKFFMDASIDVRAKRRHAQLKAMGMDEDLERIRGQIRIRDDQDRNRVVAPLKPALDAVIIDTSALDADRVLEKIVDHIREKGL; translated from the coding sequence GTGATCACGATCGTTACTCTTGATGGACCGGCCGGGGTAGGCAAGACGACCATCGCCCGCGAGCTGGCGGACCGTCTGGGCATCGCCTATCTGGACACTGGAGCCATGTTCCGCTCCGTGGCGCTTTTTTTCGGGGACGGTGGCTGGGAACGGCCCGTTGATCAGCTGGTGCCCGAACTCAATCGTCTCGACTTCGACTTGGAAGGTACGGGAAAATATTCCGAGCTGCTCCTGAACGGGCTGCCCCTGGCCCCGGAGATCCGCAAGGAGGAGGTCGGCCTGTGGGCCTCGCATCTGGCCCGCATCCCGGTGGTGCGCGATTTTCTGCGCCGCAACCAGCAGGCCATCGGCCGGAGCACCTCGCTTGTGGCCGAGGGCCGGGACATGGGCAGCGTGGTGTTTCCGGGCGCCCGGCACAAGTTCTTCATGGACGCATCCATCGACGTGCGCGCCAAGCGCCGTCATGCGCAGCTCAAGGCCATGGGCATGGACGAGGACCTGGAGCGCATCCGCGGCCAGATCCGCATCCGCGACGATCAGGACCGCAATCGCGTGGTGGCTCCCCTGAAACCCGCCCTGGATGCGGTGATCATCGACACCAGCGCCCTGGATGCGGATCGGGTTCTGGAGAAGATTGTCGACCACATCCGGGAAAAAGGCCTCTAA
- a CDS encoding PilZ domain-containing protein, producing the protein MQDKRKSQRRASLTRCTVEKCFSRNGQIPSRAVNFSATGFMLEMDYPLSPGETIKIQFAPDSDETRLYGKSVCLGMVRWCAAQDGSCGGFYGVGVELANQAPRRYNY; encoded by the coding sequence GTGCAGGATAAGAGAAAATCGCAGCGCAGAGCGTCCTTGACGCGCTGTACGGTTGAGAAATGCTTTTCAAGGAACGGGCAGATTCCTTCCCGGGCCGTGAATTTCAGCGCCACCGGATTCATGCTCGAAATGGACTACCCCCTGTCTCCCGGCGAGACCATCAAGATCCAGTTCGCTCCCGATTCCGACGAGACGCGTTTGTACGGCAAGAGCGTGTGCCTGGGCATGGTCCGCTGGTGCGCCGCCCAGGACGGCAGCTGCGGCGGGTTCTACGGAGTGGGCGTCGAGCTCGCGAACCAGGCTCCACGGCGGTACAATTACTAG
- a CDS encoding MucR family transcriptional regulator, which yields MEDYVKQALEIVKAQASVRNMTEEELTSMIRSLTEGIKNVAEGNQPEPEATLSLDDAKKAIREKSIICMECSKSFKVLTKRHLATHGLTPEEYREKWGYKKGTSLVAKSLARDRRKKMQDMKLWEKRVKK from the coding sequence ATGGAAGATTATGTAAAACAAGCGCTCGAAATCGTCAAAGCACAAGCCAGTGTGCGCAACATGACCGAGGAAGAGCTGACGTCCATGATTCGTTCGTTGACCGAAGGAATCAAGAACGTCGCCGAAGGAAACCAGCCCGAACCCGAAGCAACCCTGTCTCTTGATGATGCCAAAAAAGCCATCCGCGAAAAAAGCATCATCTGCATGGAATGCTCGAAGTCGTTCAAGGTGCTGACCAAACGCCACCTGGCAACCCACGGCCTCACCCCCGAAGAATACCGGGAAAAATGGGGCTACAAGAAGGGCACGTCCCTGGTGGCCAAATCCCTGGCTCGTGACCGCCGCAAGAAGATGCAGGACATGAAGCTCTGGGAAAAACGGGTCAAGAAGTAA
- a CDS encoding type II toxin-antitoxin system Phd/YefM family antitoxin gives MHQVNIHDAKTNLSRLIEQAVNGEPFVIAKAGKPMVTVSAFKAPPDPAKRIGFLQGMIEVPDDFDSMGKEEIQRLFEGAR, from the coding sequence ATGCACCAGGTGAACATTCACGATGCCAAGACGAATTTGTCCCGCCTGATCGAGCAGGCAGTCAACGGAGAACCCTTTGTCATCGCCAAGGCCGGTAAGCCCATGGTTACCGTCTCCGCGTTCAAGGCACCGCCGGATCCCGCAAAAAGGATCGGTTTTTTGCAGGGCATGATCGAAGTCCCGGACGATTTTGATTCCATGGGCAAGGAAGAAATACAGCGCCTGTTTGAAGGTGCCAGATGA
- the hisC gene encoding histidinol-phosphate transaminase, protein MTKVLVRPEMEGFKPYSPGLSIDEIKKRYGLPRVVKMASNENPLGTSPVVQERLRNVSSLAFRYAQAGSPALTEALAVHLGVPASCVVAGNGSDEIIDLLLRVVARPGVDNVVAFNPCFSIYDVQSRLCGVEFRQARLNADFSFPFDKLLSLTDENTALVFVTNPDNPSGHACPASDLVALAALLPKRALLVVDEAYVDFAEPLEAYSMLPHLGEIPNLVVLRTFSKMYGLAGLRLGYGVMPEWLADLLLRVKLPFSVNILAEQAGLAALDDDIFVSQTLLVVSEGRRLLERELSAMGCKVWPSQANFLMFEPPMDARTLFEALLAKGVIIRPLGSYGMPEKLRVSIGNEEENLEFLAKTAEVLRDHDRYS, encoded by the coding sequence ATGACCAAGGTTCTGGTGCGGCCGGAGATGGAGGGTTTCAAACCCTATTCGCCCGGCCTGTCCATCGATGAGATAAAGAAACGTTACGGCCTGCCCCGGGTCGTCAAGATGGCCAGCAACGAGAACCCGCTGGGCACGTCCCCCGTGGTTCAGGAGCGGCTCAGAAATGTCAGTTCCCTGGCTTTCCGCTATGCCCAGGCAGGCTCTCCGGCCCTGACCGAGGCCCTGGCCGTGCATCTGGGCGTGCCCGCGTCCTGCGTGGTGGCGGGCAATGGTTCCGACGAGATCATCGATCTTTTGCTGCGCGTGGTGGCCCGGCCCGGCGTGGACAACGTGGTGGCCTTCAATCCGTGCTTCAGCATCTACGACGTGCAGTCCCGGCTGTGCGGGGTGGAGTTTCGGCAGGCCAGGCTGAACGCCGACTTCTCCTTTCCTTTCGACAAACTTCTGTCCCTGACCGACGAGAACACCGCCCTTGTCTTCGTTACCAATCCGGACAACCCCTCGGGCCATGCCTGTCCGGCCTCGGATCTGGTCGCGCTTGCGGCCCTGTTGCCGAAGCGCGCGCTCCTGGTGGTGGACGAGGCCTATGTCGATTTCGCCGAGCCGCTGGAGGCGTACAGCATGCTCCCGCACTTGGGCGAGATCCCCAATCTGGTCGTCCTGCGCACCTTTTCCAAGATGTACGGACTGGCGGGCCTGCGTCTGGGCTACGGGGTCATGCCCGAGTGGCTGGCGGACCTGCTGCTGCGGGTCAAACTGCCCTTCAGCGTGAACATTCTGGCCGAGCAGGCCGGGCTGGCCGCCCTGGACGACGACATCTTCGTGTCCCAGACCCTGCTTGTCGTGAGCGAAGGCCGTCGCCTGCTGGAGCGCGAGCTTTCGGCCATGGGCTGCAAGGTCTGGCCCTCGCAGGCGAATTTTCTGATGTTCGAGCCACCCATGGACGCGCGCACCCTTTTTGAGGCATTACTTGCCAAAGGGGTTATCATTCGGCCCCTTGGCAGCTATGGCATGCCTGAGAAACTGCGTGTCAGCATCGGCAACGAGGAAGAGAATCTGGAATTTCTGGCCAAAACAGCGGAGGTGTTGCGTGATCACGATCGTTACTCTTGA
- a CDS encoding helix-turn-helix domain-containing protein gives MIDAKAVHNQMLQDDPEYAREYDALEQEFAFIKKMILARKRAGMSQADVARRMGISQPRVAKIESGSNISLDILRRYAKATGSDLVIDFAVPVNERRTLR, from the coding sequence ATGATCGACGCAAAAGCCGTACATAATCAGATGTTGCAGGACGACCCGGAATATGCGCGGGAATATGATGCTCTGGAACAGGAATTCGCGTTCATCAAGAAAATGATCCTGGCCAGGAAGCGGGCGGGCATGAGCCAGGCCGACGTTGCCCGGCGAATGGGCATCAGTCAGCCGCGAGTGGCCAAGATCGAAAGCGGCTCCAACATCAGTCTGGATATTCTCAGGCGCTACGCCAAGGCCACGGGCTCCGATCTGGTGATTGATTTTGCTGTGCCGGTGAATGAGCGGCGGACACTTCGATAA
- a CDS encoding type II toxin-antitoxin system VapC family toxin, whose product MKLLLDTHMLLWAAAGTLPGKAESMIVDTSNTLYFSSASIWEIGIKKSLGRSDFRVDPEVLRRGLLDNQYNELCITSLHALAVIDLPMFHKDPFDRMLLAQAKSEGITLLTSDAIMRDYPGPVLFVPKTP is encoded by the coding sequence ATGAAACTGCTCCTCGATACGCACATGCTGCTGTGGGCGGCGGCTGGTACCTTGCCCGGCAAGGCCGAGAGCATGATAGTCGACACAAGCAACACGCTGTACTTCAGTTCCGCGAGCATCTGGGAGATCGGCATCAAGAAAAGCCTTGGAAGAAGCGACTTCAGAGTCGATCCGGAAGTGTTGCGGCGAGGCCTGCTGGACAACCAGTACAACGAGCTGTGCATCACAAGCCTGCATGCCTTGGCGGTCATCGACCTGCCAATGTTCCATAAGGACCCTTTCGACAGGATGCTGCTGGCGCAGGCCAAGAGCGAGGGAATAACCCTGCTCACATCGGACGCCATCATGCGCGACTACCCCGGCCCGGTGCTGTTTGTGCCGAAGACACCGTGA
- a CDS encoding bifunctional folylpolyglutamate synthase/dihydrofolate synthase — protein sequence MTFASFAEFESYLDSLGLFSMQLGLSRMHEALGLMGLERPSASVVHVVGTNGKGSTSGFLEALARAHGLATGVYNSPHLASVRERIRVRGVMVPEEGWLAGANAVMDRCAGVGLTYFELLTVMALYIFEREGLDLIILEAGLGGTHDATCAIPADLAVMTPVGLDHEQILGPNLADIARDKSGALGRCPAVTGAQEEAVMEIFRQAGAGHPLVSLEDCRTSSGFLIPAGPASLLLPPASLPGHPPYQLRNAALAALAWSRLAQARGWQFDAALCTQVLGTTRFFGRFCSHGRILVDGAHNPMGLTALCEALEAAGEHFDVLVFQAMRDKTLEPAVLERLRALADTVVIPGLQVERAFAARELAALFGSGTLATQDLQEALRQEGSVLLCGSLYLVGAYYELFPEQLL from the coding sequence ATGACCTTTGCCTCCTTTGCCGAATTCGAATCGTATCTGGACAGTCTGGGACTTTTTTCCATGCAGCTCGGCCTGTCGCGCATGCACGAGGCCCTTGGCCTCATGGGCCTTGAGCGCCCCTCCGCCTCGGTCGTGCATGTGGTCGGGACCAACGGCAAGGGCTCCACGTCCGGATTTTTGGAGGCGCTGGCGCGGGCTCATGGCCTGGCCACGGGTGTGTACAACTCGCCGCATCTGGCCAGCGTGCGCGAGCGCATCCGCGTGCGCGGGGTCATGGTTCCCGAAGAAGGCTGGCTGGCCGGCGCCAATGCGGTCATGGACAGGTGCGCGGGCGTGGGGCTGACCTATTTCGAGCTGCTGACGGTCATGGCGCTCTACATTTTTGAGCGGGAGGGCCTTGATCTGATCATCCTTGAGGCGGGGCTCGGCGGAACGCATGACGCCACCTGCGCCATCCCGGCCGATCTTGCGGTCATGACCCCGGTGGGCCTGGACCATGAGCAGATCCTGGGCCCGAACCTGGCGGACATAGCCCGCGACAAGAGCGGGGCCCTGGGTCGTTGTCCGGCCGTGACGGGCGCGCAGGAAGAAGCCGTGATGGAAATTTTCCGGCAGGCCGGGGCAGGGCATCCGCTCGTCAGCCTTGAGGACTGCCGCACCTCCTCCGGATTTCTCATCCCGGCGGGCCCGGCATCCCTGCTGCTGCCCCCCGCGTCCCTGCCCGGCCATCCTCCGTATCAGCTGCGCAACGCCGCCTTGGCCGCTCTGGCCTGGAGCCGTCTGGCCCAGGCCCGGGGCTGGCAATTTGACGCGGCACTGTGTACACAAGTCCTTGGCACAACGCGATTTTTCGGGCGTTTTTGCAGTCATGGGCGGATTCTGGTGGACGGCGCCCACAATCCCATGGGGCTGACCGCCCTGTGCGAGGCGCTGGAGGCGGCCGGGGAGCATTTCGACGTGCTCGTCTTTCAGGCCATGCGCGACAAGACGCTGGAACCTGCCGTGCTGGAACGCCTGCGGGCTCTGGCGGATACCGTCGTGATTCCGGGCCTGCAGGTGGAGCGCGCCTTCGCCGCCCGTGAACTGGCGGCGCTTTTTGGCTCCGGGACCCTGGCGACGCAGGATTTGCAAGAGGCCCTGCGTCAGGAAGGATCGGTGCTGCTTTGCGGCTCCCTGTATCTGGTGGGGGCCTATTACGAACTTTTTCCGGAACAGCTTTTGTAG